In the genome of Vibrio sp. NTOU-M3, one region contains:
- a CDS encoding ABC transporter ATP-binding protein, which produces MSLLDVKDLRVEFTTQDGIVTAVNDLNFSLNQGETLGIVGESGSGKSQTVFAIMGLLAKNGIISGSAKFEGNEILNLPEKALNKVRAEQIAMIFQDPMTSLNPYMKVSDQLMEVLMLHKGMGKAEAFEESVRMLEAVKIPEARKRITMYPHEFSGGMRQRVMIAMALLCRPKLLIADEPTTALDVTVQAQIMDLLNELKDEFNTAIIMITHDLGVVAGSCDKVLVMYAGRTMEYGTVDEIFYNPSHPYAEGLLKAIPRLDTEGEILPTIPGNPPNLLHLPPGCPYQERCHRVTDRCKSEAPILTPFGDGRQRACFSDWEAWTK; this is translated from the coding sequence ATGAGCTTATTAGATGTCAAAGATCTGCGAGTCGAATTCACCACACAAGATGGTATTGTTACCGCAGTAAACGATCTGAACTTTTCACTAAACCAAGGGGAAACTCTAGGTATCGTGGGTGAGTCTGGTTCAGGTAAATCACAAACCGTATTTGCTATTATGGGACTCTTGGCAAAAAACGGTATTATTTCAGGAAGCGCGAAATTTGAAGGTAACGAAATCTTAAACCTTCCTGAGAAAGCACTGAACAAAGTCCGCGCAGAACAGATCGCGATGATCTTCCAAGACCCGATGACGTCACTTAACCCATATATGAAAGTCAGTGATCAGCTGATGGAAGTATTGATGCTGCATAAAGGAATGGGTAAAGCTGAAGCATTTGAAGAATCAGTGCGTATGCTTGAAGCGGTTAAAATTCCAGAAGCGCGTAAGCGTATTACGATGTACCCGCACGAGTTTTCTGGCGGTATGCGCCAGCGCGTGATGATTGCGATGGCTCTGCTATGTCGTCCAAAACTATTGATTGCAGACGAGCCAACCACAGCACTTGATGTGACCGTTCAGGCTCAGATCATGGACCTACTGAATGAGCTGAAAGATGAGTTCAATACAGCGATCATTATGATTACGCACGACTTGGGTGTGGTGGCGGGCTCTTGTGACAAAGTACTCGTGATGTATGCAGGCCGTACCATGGAATACGGAACAGTAGATGAAATTTTCTACAATCCAAGCCACCCTTATGCGGAAGGTCTACTAAAGGCGATTCCACGCCTAGATACTGAAGGTGAAATTCTGCCAACCATCCCTGGCAACCCACCAAACTTACTTCATTTACCACCAGGCTGCCCTTATCAAGAGCGTTGCCATCGGGTGACAGACCGTTGTAAGAGTGAAGCGCCAATCCTGACACCATTTGGTGATGGCCGTCAGCGCGCGTGTTTTTCTGATTGGGAGGCTTGGACAAAATGA
- a CDS encoding glutathione S-transferase family protein, with protein MGKLVQGVWHNVWYDTKNNNGRFIREDAGFRNWIEDKVDTVFKPESGRYHLYVSLACPWAHRTLIFRELKKLETHIDVTVVCPDMLEEGWYMGLPEPLFGFKKLHQLYTKAKPDYTGRVTVPVLWDKKLNTIVSNESSEIIRMFNSEFNVLTGEESDYYPEPLRAVIDEWNAYVYSSINNGVYRCGFATTQDAYEEAYDALFAALDKVDAHLATHRYLAGNTLTEADWRLFTTLVRFDAVYVGHFKCNKKRIADYEHLQGYLKELYQVDGIKETTDFYHIKRHYYFSHTGINPTQVVPKGPELDLDSPHGREGVGDA; from the coding sequence ATGGGCAAGTTGGTACAAGGGGTATGGCACAATGTTTGGTACGATACAAAAAATAACAACGGGCGATTTATACGAGAAGACGCTGGCTTTCGTAATTGGATAGAAGACAAGGTAGATACCGTTTTTAAACCTGAGTCGGGCCGCTATCATCTGTACGTCTCATTGGCGTGTCCATGGGCTCACCGTACTTTGATCTTTCGTGAATTAAAAAAGCTGGAAACACATATTGATGTGACAGTGGTGTGTCCTGATATGTTAGAGGAAGGGTGGTATATGGGCTTGCCCGAGCCATTATTTGGCTTTAAGAAGCTTCATCAACTTTATACCAAAGCAAAGCCGGATTACACCGGACGAGTTACCGTTCCGGTATTGTGGGACAAAAAGCTCAACACGATTGTCAGCAATGAGTCGTCAGAAATTATTCGCATGTTTAACTCTGAGTTTAATGTGTTGACTGGTGAAGAGTCAGACTATTACCCAGAACCACTAAGAGCGGTTATTGATGAGTGGAATGCGTATGTTTATTCAAGCATCAATAATGGCGTTTATCGCTGTGGTTTTGCCACCACGCAAGATGCTTATGAAGAAGCCTATGATGCACTGTTTGCGGCATTAGACAAAGTGGATGCCCATCTAGCTACACATCGTTATTTAGCGGGAAATACATTAACTGAAGCTGACTGGCGACTGTTTACGACCTTAGTGCGGTTTGATGCTGTTTATGTGGGACACTTTAAATGCAATAAAAAACGCATTGCGGATTATGAGCATTTGCAGGGATATTTAAAAGAGCTCTATCAAGTTGACGGAATTAAGGAAACCACGGATTTCTACCATATTAAACGACATTATTATTTCAGTCACACGGGAATTAACCCGACGCAAGTGGTGCCAAAGGGACCGGAATTAGATCTTGATTCGCCTCACGGGCGTGAAGGGGTCGGTGACGCATAG
- the lrp gene encoding leucine-responsive transcriptional regulator Lrp, protein MADNYKKPSKDLDRIDRNILNELQKDGRISNVELSKRVGLSPTPCLERVRRLERQGYIMGYTALLNPQYLDASLLVFVEITLNRGAPDVFEQFNTAVQKLDDIQECHLVSGDFDYLLKTRVSDMGAYRKLLGDTLLRLPGVNDTRTYVVMEEVKQTNQLVIKTR, encoded by the coding sequence ATGGCAGACAATTATAAAAAGCCGTCTAAGGATTTGGACCGTATTGATCGCAATATTCTAAATGAACTGCAGAAAGACGGTCGTATTTCGAACGTAGAACTGTCTAAGCGTGTAGGCCTTTCGCCAACACCATGTCTAGAGCGTGTACGTCGCCTAGAACGTCAAGGGTATATCATGGGTTATACGGCTCTGCTAAACCCTCAATACTTAGACGCATCTCTATTGGTATTTGTTGAAATTACGTTAAATCGTGGTGCGCCGGATGTATTTGAACAGTTCAATACTGCGGTTCAAAAGCTTGATGATATTCAAGAATGTCATCTTGTTTCTGGTGACTTTGATTACCTTCTAAAAACACGTGTATCTGACATGGGCGCTTACCGTAAGCTGCTTGGTGATACATTACTACGTCTTCCAGGAGTGAATGACACTCGCACTTACGTGGTAATGGAAGAAGTTAAGCAAACAAACCAATTGGTTATCAAAACACGATAA
- a CDS encoding acetate kinase, producing MSKLVLVLNCGSSSLKFAIVDAANGDEHLTGLAECLHLPEARIKWKLDGKHEAQLGEGAAHDEALSFIVETILASKPELAEQLKAIGHRVVHGGEKFTQSALITDDVVKGIEDCATLAPLHNPAAIIGIKAAQKAFPSLPMSAVFDTAFHQSMPEEAYLYALPYSLYKDHGIRRYGMHGTSHLFIAREAAERLGKPADELNIINCHLGNGASVCAIKNGKSVDTSMGLTPLEGLVMGTRCGDIDPAIIFHLHDALGYSVEQINTMLTKESGLQGLTEVTSDCRFSEDNYGKKPEATRALDVFAHRLAKYVAGYTATLDGRLDAIVFTGGIGENSAPIREMVLNRLGVFGIEVDGEVNLKARFGGEGTITTANSRIPAMVISTNEELVIAEDTARLAGL from the coding sequence ATGTCTAAGCTAGTTTTAGTTTTAAACTGCGGTAGTTCTTCTCTTAAGTTCGCTATTGTTGATGCAGCAAACGGCGACGAGCACCTAACAGGTCTTGCAGAATGTCTTCACCTTCCAGAAGCTCGTATCAAGTGGAAACTTGATGGCAAGCACGAAGCACAACTAGGCGAAGGCGCTGCACACGATGAAGCGCTATCTTTCATCGTTGAAACTATTCTTGCTTCTAAGCCAGAACTTGCTGAGCAACTAAAAGCGATTGGTCACCGCGTTGTACACGGCGGCGAGAAGTTCACTCAATCTGCTCTTATCACTGATGACGTTGTTAAAGGTATCGAAGATTGTGCAACACTAGCACCTCTTCACAACCCAGCAGCAATCATCGGTATCAAAGCGGCTCAAAAAGCATTCCCTAGCCTACCAATGTCTGCTGTATTCGATACTGCATTCCATCAATCAATGCCTGAAGAAGCATACCTATACGCTCTTCCATACAGCCTATACAAAGACCACGGTATCCGTCGTTACGGCATGCACGGTACTTCTCACCTATTTATCGCTCGCGAAGCTGCAGAGCGCCTAGGTAAGCCAGCAGATGAACTAAACATCATCAACTGCCACCTAGGTAACGGCGCATCTGTATGTGCAATTAAGAATGGTAAATCTGTAGATACGTCTATGGGTCTAACTCCTCTTGAAGGTCTAGTGATGGGTACTCGTTGTGGTGACATCGACCCTGCTATCATCTTCCACCTACATGACGCACTAGGTTACTCTGTTGAGCAAATCAACACGATGCTAACAAAAGAGTCTGGTCTACAAGGCCTAACTGAAGTGACGTCTGACTGCCGTTTCTCAGAAGACAACTACGGTAAGAAACCAGAAGCAACACGTGCCCTTGACGTATTTGCACACCGCCTAGCAAAATACGTTGCTGGTTACACAGCGACTCTAGACGGTCGTCTTGACGCTATCGTATTCACAGGTGGTATCGGCGAAAACTCTGCACCTATCCGTGAAATGGTTCTAAACCGCCTAGGTGTATTTGGTATTGAAGTTGATGGTGAAGTAAACCTTAAAGCACGCTTCGGCGGCGAAGGCACAATCACTACTGCGAACAGCCGCATCCCAGCAATGGTTATCTCTACTAACGAAGAGCTAGTTATCGCTGAAGACACTGCGCGCCTAGCAGGTCTTTAA
- the oppF gene encoding murein tripeptide/oligopeptide ABC transporter ATP binding protein OppF gives MSAEKKLLLDVRDLKVHFSIAAKSAWPWTKPSNLKAVDGVNIRLYEGETLGVVGESGCGKSTFARAIIGLVEATDGEVVWLGQDVTKMREVQRRETRKEMQMIFQDPLASLNPRMTVGDIIAEPLETFYPQLSKDEVKSRVKEMMAKVGLLPNVINRYPHEFSGGQCQRIGIARALILNPKMIICDEPVSALDVSIQAQVVNLLKELQKELGLSLVFIAHDLSVVKHISDRVLVMYLGNAVELGEADALFADPKHPYTRALMSAVPIPDPKIERLKEIEMLEGDLPSPINPPSGCVFRTRCPQATEACAQTKPSIKGNDIHAVSCLHVDV, from the coding sequence ATGAGTGCAGAAAAGAAATTACTATTAGACGTAAGAGATCTAAAGGTTCACTTCAGTATTGCAGCTAAGTCAGCTTGGCCTTGGACTAAGCCGTCAAACTTAAAAGCTGTCGATGGCGTAAATATCCGACTCTATGAAGGTGAAACGCTGGGTGTTGTTGGTGAATCTGGTTGTGGCAAATCGACGTTCGCGCGTGCCATTATCGGCTTAGTCGAAGCAACGGATGGTGAAGTGGTTTGGTTAGGCCAAGATGTCACCAAAATGCGTGAAGTTCAACGTCGTGAAACGCGCAAAGAGATGCAAATGATTTTCCAAGATCCACTGGCATCGCTTAACCCACGTATGACGGTTGGAGATATTATCGCTGAGCCATTAGAGACCTTTTACCCGCAGCTTTCTAAAGATGAAGTTAAGTCGCGCGTAAAAGAAATGATGGCGAAAGTTGGTTTATTACCGAATGTTATCAACCGTTATCCTCATGAGTTTTCAGGTGGTCAGTGTCAACGTATCGGCATTGCCCGTGCTTTGATCCTAAACCCGAAAATGATTATCTGTGATGAGCCGGTTTCGGCATTGGATGTATCAATTCAAGCTCAGGTTGTTAACTTGTTGAAAGAGCTGCAAAAAGAGCTTGGTCTTTCTCTGGTTTTCATTGCTCACGACCTCTCGGTCGTAAAACATATTTCTGACCGTGTGTTGGTTATGTATTTGGGTAACGCTGTAGAGCTTGGCGAAGCAGATGCCTTGTTTGCCGATCCTAAGCACCCGTACACACGTGCTCTTATGTCAGCGGTTCCAATTCCGGATCCGAAAATTGAGCGTTTGAAAGAGATTGAGATGCTAGAAGGCGATCTTCCATCGCCAATTAATCCTCCTTCTGGTTGTGTTTTCCGAACTCGTTGCCCACAGGCAACTGAAGCATGTGCTCAAACAAAACCAAGCATCAAAGGGAACGACATTCATGCCGTTTCTTGTTTACATGTTGACGTGTAA
- the yfbV gene encoding terminus macrodomain insulation protein YfbV, with protein MSNKVGLVHSLRDGQKYMDIWPMRKELNLLFPEQRIIKATRFGVKVMPAIAAISVLTQMAFNNYQAMPQAVIMALFAISLPIQGMWWLGNRANTQLPPALAGWYREIYQKITESGFALEPIKAQPRYKELAQILNRAFRQLDKSSLERWF; from the coding sequence ATGAGTAATAAAGTCGGTTTAGTTCATAGTTTGCGAGATGGACAGAAGTACATGGATATTTGGCCAATGCGCAAAGAGTTGAATTTACTCTTTCCTGAACAGCGTATTATTAAGGCGACGCGTTTTGGTGTGAAGGTCATGCCCGCGATTGCTGCAATCAGTGTGCTTACCCAGATGGCTTTTAATAACTATCAAGCAATGCCTCAAGCTGTAATTATGGCACTCTTCGCAATTAGCTTGCCCATTCAAGGTATGTGGTGGTTAGGAAACCGTGCGAATACTCAGCTTCCTCCAGCATTAGCAGGGTGGTATCGTGAAATTTATCAGAAAATTACTGAAAGTGGCTTTGCACTTGAGCCAATCAAAGCTCAGCCTCGCTACAAAGAGCTGGCTCAAATTTTAAATCGAGCGTTTCGCCAACTTGATAAGTCGTCATTAGAACGTTGGTTTTAA
- the azu gene encoding azurin: protein MRLRAFVTLLMLGSTTFAVQAAEQCDVTIDANDMMQFSTNTLTVSSSCKEVTLTLNHTGKLPATSMGHNVVIVDTANVQAVGTEGMSAGVDNAYVKPNDARVYAHTKVIGGGESTKVTFSLDKMKAGGDYSFFCSFPGHWAIMRGKFVIQ from the coding sequence ATGCGATTACGTGCTTTTGTAACCCTGCTTATGTTAGGGAGCACTACTTTTGCTGTTCAGGCGGCAGAACAATGCGACGTCACTATCGATGCCAATGATATGATGCAATTTTCAACGAATACTTTGACCGTTTCTTCATCATGTAAAGAAGTGACATTAACGTTGAATCATACTGGGAAGCTACCGGCAACTTCGATGGGGCATAATGTTGTGATTGTTGATACCGCCAATGTTCAAGCGGTAGGTACTGAAGGCATGTCTGCTGGTGTTGATAATGCGTATGTTAAACCAAACGACGCTCGTGTCTATGCTCATACTAAAGTGATTGGTGGTGGTGAAAGCACTAAGGTCACATTCAGCCTTGATAAAATGAAAGCAGGAGGAGATTACAGCTTCTTTTGCTCATTCCCAGGACATTGGGCCATCATGCGCGGTAAATTTGTTATCCAGTGA
- the pta gene encoding phosphate acetyltransferase: protein MSRTIMLIPASAGVGLTSVSMGVLRAMERKGVKVSFYKPICQPRSGGDQPDLTSTIVGYNSDMKIGQAMAMSVAESLIGNDNMDELLETVVERYNQINKDAEVTLIEGLVPTRKHPFANQVNAEIAATLGAEIVLVATPGTDNPAQLKERIEVACSNFGGTKNKNISGVIINKLNAPVDEAGRTRPDLSEIFDDADSAKQNEMKVMEIFNTSPIRVLGCVPWSIDLIATRAIDMAQHLNADIINEGDIATRRIKSITFCARSLPNMIEHFKPGSLLVTSADRPDVIVAAALAAMNGVDIGAVLLTGGYDIPEEIAGLCKPAFETGLPIFKAQGNTWQTSLNLQSFSIEVPADDKERIEFINEHVAGHIDGNWIESMTEGTQKSRRLSPPAFRYQLTEFARKAGKRIVLPEGDEPRTVKAAAICAERGIAECVLLGNPDEIRRVAAQQGVELGAGVTIINSDEVRENYVARLVELRGAKGMTEVVAREKLQDSVFLGTMMLENDEVDGLVSGAVHTTANTIVPPFQIIKTAPDASIVSSVFFMLLPDQVLVYGDCAINPDPTAEQLAEIAIQSADSAAAFGIDPRVAMISYSTGESGKGADVDKVREATKIAQEKRPDLVIDGPLQYDAAIMENVAASKAPNSPVAGKATVFVFPDLNTGNTTYKAVQRSADLVSIGPMLQGMRKPVNDLSRGALVDDIVYTVALTAIQADQADQAREKAVN from the coding sequence ATGTCTCGTACTATTATGCTTATCCCTGCAAGCGCTGGTGTTGGTCTAACTAGCGTTAGCATGGGTGTTCTTCGCGCAATGGAGCGCAAAGGTGTTAAGGTTTCTTTCTACAAGCCAATCTGTCAGCCTCGTTCTGGTGGTGATCAGCCTGATCTAACGTCAACAATCGTTGGTTACAACAGCGATATGAAAATCGGCCAAGCTATGGCAATGTCTGTTGCTGAAAGCCTAATCGGTAACGACAACATGGACGAGCTGCTAGAAACTGTTGTTGAGCGTTACAACCAAATCAACAAAGATGCAGAAGTAACGCTTATCGAAGGTCTAGTACCAACTCGTAAGCACCCATTCGCTAACCAAGTGAACGCAGAAATCGCGGCGACTCTAGGCGCAGAAATTGTTCTTGTTGCAACTCCTGGTACCGATAACCCAGCGCAACTTAAAGAGCGTATCGAAGTTGCATGTTCTAACTTCGGTGGTACTAAGAACAAAAACATCTCTGGCGTAATCATCAACAAGCTAAACGCGCCTGTTGACGAAGCTGGCCGTACTCGCCCTGACCTATCTGAAATCTTTGACGATGCAGACAGCGCGAAGCAAAACGAAATGAAAGTGATGGAAATCTTCAACACTTCTCCAATTCGTGTACTAGGCTGCGTGCCATGGAGCATCGACCTGATCGCTACTCGTGCAATTGATATGGCTCAGCACCTAAATGCTGACATCATCAACGAAGGTGACATCGCGACTCGTCGTATCAAGAGCATCACTTTCTGTGCACGTTCTCTGCCAAACATGATTGAGCACTTCAAACCAGGCTCTCTACTTGTTACTTCTGCTGACCGTCCAGACGTAATCGTTGCAGCTGCACTTGCAGCAATGAACGGTGTTGATATCGGTGCGGTACTTCTAACTGGCGGTTACGACATTCCTGAAGAGATTGCAGGTCTATGTAAGCCAGCATTTGAAACGGGTCTACCGATCTTCAAAGCACAAGGTAACACTTGGCAGACTTCGCTAAACCTACAGAGCTTCTCTATCGAAGTTCCTGCAGACGATAAAGAGCGTATCGAGTTCATCAACGAGCACGTTGCTGGTCACATCGACGGTAACTGGATCGAATCTATGACTGAAGGCACTCAAAAGTCTCGTCGTCTAAGCCCACCAGCATTCCGTTACCAGCTAACTGAGTTCGCTCGTAAAGCTGGCAAGCGTATCGTTCTTCCTGAAGGTGATGAGCCACGTACAGTTAAAGCTGCGGCTATCTGTGCTGAACGCGGCATCGCAGAGTGTGTGCTTCTAGGTAACCCAGACGAAATCCGTCGCGTTGCAGCACAGCAAGGCGTTGAGCTAGGAGCTGGCGTCACTATCATCAACTCTGATGAAGTTCGTGAAAACTACGTTGCTCGTCTAGTTGAGTTACGTGGCGCGAAAGGTATGACTGAGGTTGTTGCTCGCGAGAAACTACAAGATTCAGTATTCCTAGGCACAATGATGCTTGAGAACGACGAAGTAGACGGTCTAGTTTCTGGTGCGGTTCACACCACAGCAAACACTATCGTTCCTCCGTTCCAAATCATCAAGACTGCACCTGATGCATCTATCGTATCTTCTGTATTCTTTATGCTACTACCAGACCAAGTATTGGTTTACGGTGACTGTGCGATCAACCCAGATCCAACAGCGGAACAGCTTGCTGAAATCGCTATCCAATCTGCAGATTCTGCAGCGGCATTCGGTATCGACCCACGCGTTGCTATGATCTCTTACTCTACTGGTGAATCTGGTAAGGGTGCAGACGTAGATAAAGTACGTGAAGCGACTAAGATTGCTCAAGAGAAACGTCCAGATCTAGTGATCGACGGTCCTCTACAGTACGATGCAGCGATCATGGAAAACGTGGCAGCTTCTAAAGCGCCTAACTCTCCAGTAGCAGGTAAAGCGACAGTATTCGTATTCCCAGACCTAAACACGGGTAACACGACTTACAAAGCGGTACAACGTTCAGCTGACCTAGTTTCTATCGGTCCAATGCTGCAAGGTATGCGCAAGCCTGTAAACGATCTATCTCGCGGCGCACTAGTAGACGATATCGTGTACACAGTTGCTCTAACTGCGATTCAGGCAGATCAAGCTGACCAAGCTCGCGAAAAAGCAGTTAACTAA
- the ald gene encoding alanine dehydrogenase — translation MIIGVPKEIKNHEYRVGMIPASVRELVSQGHQVFVETNAGNGIGFSDDDYIAVGASILPTAADVFAKADMIVKVKEPQAIERAMLREGQILFTYLHLAPDFPQTEELIKSKAVCIAYETVTDNMGRLPLLAPMSEVAGRMSIQAGAQTLEKSHGGQGLLLGGVPGVEPAKVVVVGGGVVGANAARMAVGLRADVTILDRNVDTLRRLDEEFQGRAKVVYSTEDAIEKHVLDADLVIGAVLIPGAAAPKLVTKAHIEKMKPGSAVVDVAIDQGGCFETSHATTHADPTYIIDDVVHYCVANMPGAVARTSTFALNNATLPYIIKLANLGYRDALMSDEGFLKGLNVIHGEVTCKEVAESFNLEYIEPAKAITMFG, via the coding sequence ATGATCATTGGCGTACCTAAAGAAATCAAAAACCACGAGTACCGAGTGGGTATGATCCCAGCAAGCGTTCGCGAACTTGTCTCACAAGGTCACCAAGTTTTTGTTGAAACCAATGCTGGTAATGGCATCGGTTTTTCAGACGATGATTACATCGCTGTAGGCGCATCCATTCTTCCTACTGCTGCTGACGTTTTCGCGAAAGCAGATATGATTGTCAAGGTTAAAGAACCTCAAGCTATCGAGCGAGCCATGCTCCGAGAGGGGCAAATATTATTTACGTATTTGCACCTAGCACCAGATTTTCCACAAACTGAAGAGCTAATCAAGAGCAAAGCTGTCTGTATAGCCTATGAGACTGTAACAGATAATATGGGTCGCTTGCCACTATTAGCACCAATGTCTGAGGTCGCAGGCCGCATGTCTATTCAAGCTGGTGCACAAACTTTGGAGAAATCTCACGGTGGACAAGGCTTATTACTAGGTGGCGTTCCAGGTGTTGAACCTGCGAAAGTCGTCGTTGTTGGCGGTGGTGTGGTCGGGGCAAATGCCGCACGTATGGCCGTTGGACTGCGTGCAGACGTGACAATTTTAGATCGGAATGTAGATACATTACGTCGCCTAGATGAAGAATTCCAAGGCCGTGCGAAAGTGGTTTACTCGACAGAAGATGCGATTGAAAAGCACGTATTAGACGCTGATCTTGTTATTGGAGCAGTATTGATCCCCGGAGCTGCCGCTCCGAAGCTCGTAACTAAAGCGCATATTGAAAAAATGAAGCCAGGTTCTGCTGTTGTAGATGTAGCCATTGATCAAGGTGGCTGCTTTGAAACCTCACACGCAACCACTCATGCCGACCCAACCTATATTATTGATGATGTCGTTCACTACTGTGTTGCAAACATGCCTGGAGCGGTTGCACGTACCTCAACATTTGCTCTCAATAACGCAACCCTTCCTTATATTATTAAGCTTGCAAATCTTGGTTATCGCGACGCACTCATGAGCGATGAAGGCTTCCTAAAAGGCCTAAACGTCATTCACGGAGAAGTCACATGTAAAGAAGTCGCTGAGAGTTTCAACTTAGAATACATTGAACCTGCTAAGGCTATCACAATGTTTGGCTAA